The following are from one region of the Polyangiaceae bacterium genome:
- a CDS encoding DnaJ domain-containing protein: protein MAKDYYDELGVSRSASADEIKKAFKKLTKELHPDRNQGDADKERRFKAVNRAHQVLSDEKKRALYDEFGEEGLREGFDPDVYRAYRSRGRRGGGPQGNINFEDIFSAAQGSGVGDMFGDLFGGGRRRNGGGGFGNMPMKGSDVLSEVQVSFVDAIAGSTMKLRLQDGGEEVSVRIPPGADDGDKVRVKGHGAPGMGGGPAGDLILSIRVSPHPYFERDGLDLHVDLPISVTEAYYGAKVRVPTPGGDVTLTVPKGAQSGQLARLKGRGVKRKDKVGDIYARFIIKLPEGEDEAIEAAIKTLGEATGDVRSDLRF, encoded by the coding sequence ATGGCCAAGGACTACTACGACGAGCTGGGTGTCAGCCGCAGCGCTTCCGCCGACGAGATCAAGAAGGCGTTCAAGAAGCTCACGAAGGAGCTGCACCCCGATCGCAACCAGGGAGACGCCGACAAGGAGCGCCGCTTCAAGGCGGTGAACCGCGCGCACCAGGTCCTGAGCGACGAGAAGAAGCGCGCGCTCTACGACGAGTTTGGTGAAGAGGGGCTGCGCGAAGGCTTCGATCCTGACGTCTATCGCGCGTACCGCTCTCGAGGGCGACGCGGCGGCGGACCTCAAGGCAACATCAACTTCGAGGATATTTTCAGCGCTGCCCAGGGCAGTGGCGTTGGCGACATGTTCGGCGACCTGTTCGGTGGCGGCCGGCGGCGCAACGGCGGCGGCGGCTTCGGCAACATGCCGATGAAGGGCAGCGACGTGCTCAGCGAGGTTCAGGTGAGCTTCGTCGACGCGATTGCTGGCTCCACCATGAAGCTGCGCCTGCAGGATGGTGGCGAGGAAGTTTCCGTGAGGATACCGCCCGGCGCCGACGATGGTGACAAGGTGCGCGTCAAGGGTCACGGTGCGCCGGGGATGGGCGGCGGACCCGCGGGAGATCTCATCTTGAGCATCCGCGTGTCACCTCACCCCTATTTCGAGCGCGATGGGCTGGACCTCCACGTCGACCTGCCGATCAGCGTCACCGAGGCCTACTACGGCGCCAAAGTGCGTGTCCCGACGCCCGGCGGAGACGTCACGCTCACCGTGCCCAAGGGCGCGCAGAGCGGCCAGCTCGCGCGGCTCAAGGGGCGCGGCGTGAAGCGCAAGGACAAGGTGGGCGACATCTACGCGCGCTTCATCATCAAGCTCCCGGAGGGTGAAGACGAAGCCATCGAAGCGGCGATCAAGACTCTGGGTGAAGCGACGGGTGACGTGCGCTCCGACTTGCGCTTCTGA
- the add gene encoding adenosine deaminase, with amino-acid sequence MVESSMEQKSKQLPESTNGSGARVVPFEVFQALPKTDLHVHLDGSLRLSTILELAKEEGISLPANTEDGLRKAIGCGNNFGSLVEYLRGFEITLKVMQTEAALERIAFELAEDAHNENVRYMEVRYAPMLHTQRGLKLTKVVEAVLNGLSRARETYGIKCNVIVCGIRNISPESSYEMAELAVAYKGRGVVGFDLAGAEADFPAAHHKRAFQLVRDNNINCTIHAGEAYGPESIAQAIHVCGAHRIGHGCRLRENGDLLHYINDHRIPLECCPSSNVQTQAVETLESHPLKLYFDLGLRVTINTDNRLITDTTVSKELYLVHTKMGVPFKEIKSMIVAGFKSAFRPFHEKQAALRHVVAELSRYDDEGNLVEAPLKEGKRARASAELSSPPAAAPAPAKA; translated from the coding sequence ATGGTAGAGTCCTCTATGGAACAGAAAAGTAAGCAATTGCCTGAAAGCACGAACGGGTCCGGTGCCCGCGTCGTGCCCTTCGAAGTGTTTCAGGCGCTCCCCAAGACCGACCTTCACGTCCACCTGGATGGCTCTCTGCGGCTGTCCACCATCCTCGAACTGGCGAAGGAAGAAGGCATCAGCCTTCCCGCCAACACCGAAGACGGCCTGCGCAAAGCCATTGGCTGCGGCAATAACTTCGGGTCCCTCGTCGAGTACCTGCGCGGCTTCGAGATCACCCTCAAGGTGATGCAAACCGAAGCCGCGCTCGAGCGCATCGCGTTCGAGCTGGCAGAAGACGCGCACAACGAAAACGTGCGTTACATGGAAGTGCGCTACGCGCCGATGCTGCACACCCAGCGCGGCCTGAAGCTCACCAAGGTGGTCGAAGCCGTGCTCAACGGTCTCAGCCGCGCACGCGAGACGTACGGCATCAAGTGCAACGTCATCGTGTGTGGGATCCGCAACATCTCCCCGGAGTCTTCCTACGAGATGGCGGAGCTCGCGGTAGCGTACAAGGGACGCGGCGTCGTCGGCTTCGACCTGGCCGGAGCCGAAGCGGATTTCCCCGCGGCACACCACAAGCGCGCTTTCCAGCTGGTGCGCGACAACAACATCAACTGCACCATCCACGCGGGTGAGGCGTATGGACCGGAGTCCATCGCCCAAGCCATCCACGTGTGTGGCGCTCACCGCATCGGCCACGGCTGCCGTCTGCGGGAGAACGGCGATCTGTTGCACTACATCAACGATCACCGCATTCCCCTCGAGTGCTGCCCGTCGAGCAACGTGCAGACCCAAGCGGTAGAGACGCTGGAGAGCCACCCACTCAAGCTCTACTTCGACCTCGGTCTGCGCGTGACCATCAACACCGACAACCGGCTGATCACTGACACGACCGTCTCCAAGGAACTCTACTTGGTGCACACCAAGATGGGTGTTCCGTTCAAGGAGATTAAGAGCATGATCGTGGCTGGCTTCAAGTCGGCGTTCCGGCCCTTCCACGAGAAGCAAGCCGCGCTCCGGCATGTGGTCGCTGAGCTCAGCCGCTACGACGACGAGGGCAACCTAGTGGAGGCTCCCCTCAAGGAAGGCAAGCGCGCCCGCGCGAGTGCGGAGCTGAGCAGCCCGCCCGCAGCGGCCCCCGCACCCGCAAAGGCCTGA
- a CDS encoding thioredoxin domain-containing protein, whose product MQRGHWLLLLRIATLLALAASMALLIDYTTPAEAFCGADSACAKVRGSGYGYLFNGLLPVPAIGLAGFASLYLLSLWKDSATGRKVLLYTASFGAAAALFLIVLQVAVVKHLCWLCMVADTSAIIAGSASIMYTKAFKDAEAAKQKDRSIPYGPDFAPWALALMGVIAVAGPAIWPRVKPLPPVPASIGALYVSGKINVVEFFDFECPHCRALHPKLMKLKEQYKDQVHFVRKDFPLAFHINALPSAKGHICAKNQGKGEEYAERMLTSEPIGSIGATKTAKALGLDMDKFEACVLDPATEKTIQADQKILRDAEMVGLPTTYVGGRRIIGNQDESVYADAFRRAEAELKSGEHENGVPAWLYALICFGAVGAVGWFGRREADS is encoded by the coding sequence GTGCAGAGAGGACACTGGCTGCTGCTGTTGCGCATCGCCACGTTGCTGGCGTTGGCCGCCAGCATGGCGCTGTTGATCGACTACACCACCCCCGCAGAAGCGTTCTGCGGCGCGGACTCTGCCTGCGCGAAGGTGCGCGGCAGTGGCTACGGGTACCTGTTCAACGGACTGCTCCCAGTGCCGGCCATCGGCTTGGCCGGCTTCGCGAGTCTGTACCTGTTATCCCTCTGGAAAGACTCCGCGACGGGACGCAAGGTCCTGCTCTACACCGCAAGCTTCGGGGCGGCCGCGGCGCTGTTCCTGATCGTGCTCCAGGTCGCAGTGGTCAAGCACCTGTGCTGGCTCTGCATGGTCGCCGACACCAGCGCGATCATCGCTGGCTCTGCGAGCATCATGTACACCAAGGCGTTCAAAGACGCCGAAGCCGCGAAGCAGAAAGACCGCTCAATCCCGTACGGGCCAGACTTCGCACCGTGGGCGCTCGCGCTGATGGGTGTGATCGCCGTCGCAGGGCCCGCCATCTGGCCGCGAGTGAAGCCGCTGCCGCCCGTACCCGCTTCGATTGGCGCCCTCTACGTCTCGGGCAAAATCAACGTCGTCGAGTTCTTCGACTTCGAGTGCCCCCACTGCCGCGCGCTGCACCCGAAGCTGATGAAGCTCAAGGAGCAGTACAAGGATCAGGTCCACTTCGTCCGCAAGGATTTCCCCCTGGCATTTCATATCAACGCCCTCCCGAGCGCAAAGGGGCACATTTGCGCCAAGAACCAGGGCAAGGGCGAGGAGTATGCGGAGCGCATGCTCACCAGCGAGCCCATCGGGTCCATTGGCGCAACCAAGACCGCCAAGGCCCTGGGCCTCGACATGGACAAGTTCGAGGCGTGTGTCCTCGACCCAGCGACGGAAAAGACCATCCAGGCGGACCAGAAGATCCTGCGCGACGCCGAAATGGTCGGGTTACCCACCACCTATGTGGGCGGTCGACGCATCATCGGCAACCAAGACGAGTCGGTGTACGCCGATGCCTTTCGCCGCGCGGAAGCAGAGCTGAAGAGCGGTGAGCACGAAAACGGCGTCCCCGCTTGGCTGTACGCGCTGATCTGCTTTGGTGCTGTCGGCGCGGTTGGCTGGTTCGGGCGCCGCGAAGCCGACAGCTGA